A window of Mucilaginibacter robiniae genomic DNA:
TATCATGGTTTTAAAGAAACCTGATGATTTGTATAAATCAACAACCTCTTGCCATTTACCAGTTTCCTTCATTTTTTGTAAAGCAGTGCCTACACCGTAAAAACCAGGGATGTTTTGTTTAAGTTGGCTCCATGAAGTTACAAAGCTTATTGCTCTTAAATCTTCCAATTTTAAAGGCGCATCACCATTACGCTTGGTAGGCCGGCTACTGATATTGGCATTTGGTAGTAACTTAAGCGGACTTAAATTTTCCAAATACTGGGTAAACATTGGGTGATGTCGTAAATCCATAAACAAACGATAGCTTTCATCAGCCATTTCCGCAATTAATCGTTTATGGTTTTCATCTAATAAATCATGATGCTCAGGGTGCAAAGCCGATGTAATACCAGCATTCACTAATTGCTCAATATTAAATTTAGCTGTTTCTACCGAGCCGTATTGTGAGCTAACGGTTTGCCCTTGTATGGTGAGCTGAATATGATCATTAGCAATTTCTTTACCCATAGCTGCATAAAAGCGGTGTGTTTTGCCACCACCACGTGCCGGAGGCCCACCTCTCCCATCAAAAAATGCTAATTCAATACCATACTCCTTAGTGATGGCAGTCAGTTCAACTTTGGCTTGGTAAATAGACCAGTTAGCTGTTAGGTAGCCACCATCTTTTGTACTGTCTGAAAAGCCCAGCATAATCATTTGCCGATTGCCCCGAAGTTTCAGATGCTCTTGGTAGTATGGATGCGTATAAAGCTTTTTCATTACGGCAGCTGCATTTTTCAAGTCGTTTACCGTTTCAAATAGCGGCATGAAGTCGATATACAGCTCCTCTTTTTTCCAACCACTCCATAAAAACAGTTGCATCAACTGTAATATGTCTGACGCTTCCTGGCAATTACTGATAATAAAGCGATGGCAGGCTTTTTCGCCATTATGCTGTTGTATGGTGTGCGTGAGCCTGATGGTACATAATGTATCCTTTATCATAGCCTCATCACTCTTATCGCTAACATCGTCGCCGCCTAACTGACAAGCATAATCCACTTCATTAAAGCTGATGGTTGTTAGCTTTTCATCTTCTGGTAAATTATCATACTCTGTTGTAACACCATTAAAAAGTTCAGGCTGTTGTAGTCCGTAATCATATACTTTGCGTAAAATGCGGCTATCCTGCCGAATGTCGAGTGTAGCAAAATAGCAGCCGTATAATTTAATCTTTAATGCTAAATCATCAATCAGGTCAACAAAAATGCCGTAGTTTTCATCTATAAGCTTGTGCTTAATTTGTTGTAGCAAATCAAGCATGTCATTTTGCAAATTACCTGCATCAGGTTTTGGGCTAAAAGCATTTTCATAAAGCAGGCTCTCCAATTGGTGCATTGGTTCTTCTACGCCCCTGAAGGTGATACGACGTTTTAATACACGAAAATCGCGGTAATAACATCTGAATATAATTTGCCTTAATGTAGCTGCTACGGTTTGCGTAGAATTGGTTCTTACATTTGGGTTGCCATCACGATCGCCTCCAGGCCAAAAACCCAACTCAAAAATCGGATTAGGAATATCATCAATATCGAATACTTCCGCTAAACGGGTTTTTATAGAGGCTAATGCATAATAAAAGGTATTCTCCATGAACCAAATCAGGCTACGAGCTTCATCAATCGGTGTTGGGGATGTTTTATTGAAAAAAGGAGTTTTACCTAATTGTTGCAGCAGCAGGTTAATGTCATTGATATCATTGTGCTTCAATGCATCAATTAAATCGGTCATGATACCGAGTACCGTACTTGGATAAAATTGGGTTGGATGCGCAGTTAGCACCAATCTTAATGAAAAATTCTTTAGCTTTTCACTGATTTTGGCACGTAAGCTATCATCAGCAGTGGCTTGCTGTATCAAGTTCTGTAATGTACCAGTATCTTCAGGCCGATTAAGCTTGCTAAATGAAGAATCTTCAATAGCATCAAATAGTACCACCTGGCGCTCTATATATTGTATAAAGCGGAACAAACGATTGATATGCTCACGTTCATCGGTGTTGGGTACATATTCTTCAAAAAATGATTCAATAATTTCCGATGGTGATTTGAGCTTAGCGGTTTCCTTTTCACAAAATGAGCTAAAGAAAGGCAACAGAATGCCGGTATCTTTAACCTGATAAAACGGAAGCGTTAAAAATAAGCTGTTATACAACTCGAACCGGGTAATCACCTCCTGATTAAAAATATGCTCTCTGTGGGTTAATTGTGCTGCTGCAGACATGTATATATCACGTAAATGTGTAAACGCTAACTTTAAACAAGCGCGCTATAATATTCCGGTTAAAAAATCAAAGTACCAAACTCTGTTGATATTTTATGAGTTATGCTATTTGATTCTTTATGCTTAACATACAGCAAGGGGATTTGTGTACTTTTGCTCATTAATTTTTCAGTTATACATGCCTTTACACAGCCGCGAAATAAAAAGCTTTTTTTTTAGTCAGTATTTTTCTGATGGGCTGCGTATTAGTATGGGCTTGTTGCTGCCAGCTGTAGTGTTTGCACAGTTCGGCATGCTGGCAACCGGAGTAACATTGTCTTTAGGTGCGGCCTGCATGAGTGTGATTGATAACCCAGGACCAGCCATACACAAGCGTAATGCTATGCTGATCGGCAACCTGGTGGTATTTTTTATCACTTTAATTACTGGCTTTGCACGTTATAACTTATGGGTGCTTGGCGCGGAAATTACTTTCTTTTTTTTCCTATTTTCTATTCTGATTATTTATGGCAACAGAGCTGGTAATGTAGGTTCGGCAGGCGTGCTGGCTATTATTTTTACTATGGATAAAGCTTTGCCAGTTAATGCAATACTCCCCTTTTGCTTAACGGTATCAGCTGGTGGTATATGGTACATGGCCATGAGCCTACTGTTTTTTGGTATACGGCCATACCGCGCCGCCCAGCAGGCTCTCGGTGAAAATATACGCGATGTTGTAAATTATTTACGTACTAAATCTGACTTCTATCTTTCTCAAACCGATCTTGATGCGAACTACCGTAAGCTCATATCCCAGCAAATACTGGTAAGCCAGCATCAGGATGCTGTACGTGAACTACTGTTCAAAAGCCGTTTAGTGGTTAGAGAATCTACCAATTACAGCCGTATGCTGCTGTTAACCTTTGTAGATTTAGTGGATTTGTTCGAGCAGATTATGGCTACACACTACGATTACAGCCATATGCACGAACAATACGGTCATACAGGTATATTGGAAGATATTGGCCATCTGCTACATCGTATGGGCGATGAACTGGACAATGTTGGCTATGCGGTTCTCTCCAATACCTCTTATGATTCTATTAAAAGGTTTGATGCTGATTTAGAGCAACTGAAAACTAAGATTGACGCCATTGGCGCAACCACTCCGCCCACGGCAAATATGGTCTTGAAAAAAGTGCTCATTAATTTGCGTGACTTAAGCCAGAAGATAGTAAATATTGCTAATTATCACACTATCCGGTCTTCCAAAAAGCTTATTGACAATCCTAACGAGGTTGATTATGCCCGCTTTGTATCCCATCAGGATTTTTCGCCGCAGGTGTTAATCAATAATTTAAGTTTTAAATCCTCAGCTTTTCGATTTGCTTTACGGGTATCCCTGGTATCATTGCTAGGGTTAATTATCACAAAATCCAGTGCTTTACTCTATTTAATTCATAGTGTAACGGGCAAGCAGGTTGCGTTCGGGCAGCATAGCTATTGGGTACTCTTAACCATTATTGTGATTTTGAAACCTGCGTACAGCTTATCCAAGCAACGTAACTTCCAACGTTTGGTGGGTACAATTGTAGGCGGCTTAATTGGAGTGGCTATACTAACCTTAGTGCATAATGGTACAGCTCAGGTTATAATTTTAGCCATACTGATGATTGGTGCCTACAGCTTTATCCGCATCAATTACATTGTCAGCATCATGTTCATGACGCCTTACGTACTTATTTTGTTCAAGTTTTTAGGTGTTGGCCATTTAAACGTGGCTGAAGAGCGTATTTTAGATACCATTATCGGTTCGGTAATTGCATTTGCCGCCAGCTACCTGGTGTTTCCAACCTGGGAATCGGAACAACTGAAAATAGCTATGCGCGATGTGATTACTGCTAATGTAAATTACCTGATTAAGATTGCAGAAAATATTACAGGGATAGCTGTAAGCGCCACTAATTACAAATTGGCTCGTAAAGACGTTTATATTAAATCTGCTGAGCTGGCAGGTGCTTTCGAGCGTATGAACTCTGAGCCTAAAGCACGGCAGATTAAAAACAAGGATGTACATAAATTTGTGGTGCTGAATCATATTTTGTCTTCATACATCGCCACTATAGCTTCAGGGTTATCAGGCAAAGAACTGCATAAAACACGCCCCGAAAACTTAAAAATGGTTAAGCGAAGTATTAATGTATTAAATGACACAGCTCGAAAACTGGGTGGAACGGCTATTGAATTTATTGGTGATAAGCCCATTGTAGCTGCACAGGAGCAATCCGAACTTTCGGGAGATGAAACATTGCTGAAGGACCAGTTAGGTTTTATTAATAAAATCAGTACAGATGTAGCAAAAGTATCTGACGATTATTTAAAATAATCTGTTTAAGTGTCTACTCATATGCTCGATTACTCCAATTGAATATAAGTATTCATCAGGGAATTTATAGCTTTTTACCAGCTACTATTCCTTTATTCCTTCTCGTATCTCGATGAATTCCTGTCGCTGCTAAATGCCTACAAAATATTTACCGTTCAGCTCTTGTATTTTAAACTAAATATTTAGTTTATTTGCGAAGGCATTGTTAAATTTTGTTAATTTATAATTATGCCTGAAAAATAATTATACTTTAGTAGCTCAACCTTATTGCTCGCATGAAAATTCCTCTACTCACCACAATTTTTCTGTGTTTATTTAAATTCTTAACGTTTGCGCAATCACCGTATTCTATTAAAGGTGCAGTTATCGACTCCGCATCGCACCAGAAAATGGAAAACGCTACTATTTGTGTGCTAAATGCTAAAGACTCTACCCTATTTAAGTTTACACGCGCCACAGCTGACGGTAGTTTCGCCATCCAAAACTTAAATAAAGGGAAATTCATTCTGCTCATTAGCTATCCGAAATATGCCGATTATGTAGAGCACTTTAATTTGGATTCAGCTAAAACCAGTGCTGATTTTGGTAAGCTAAACATGATACTGAAATCAAAATTGCTGGCCGATGTAATTATTAAAGCGGAAAGAGCCGCCATAAAGATTAAAGGTGATACTACTGAATACAATGCTGGCAACTTTAAAATACAACCCAATGCCAAGGTAGAAGATTTATTAAAGCAGCTTCCTGGTATACAGGTAGATAAAGATGGTAAGATTACAGCCCAAGGGCAAACCGTGAATAAGGTTTTGGTGGATGGTGAAGAGTTTTTTGGCGATGATCCTACACTAGTTACTAAAAACTTACGTGCGGATATGGTTGATAAAGTGCAATTGTATGATAAAAAAAGCGATCAGGCGGCATTTACAGGTGTTGATGACGGGCAAAAAACAAAAACCATCAATATAAAGCTGAAAGAAGATAAGAAGAACGGTTATTTTGGTAAAGTAGATGGTGGTGTGGGTACCAACAAATATTACCAAACGCAAGCCATGTTCAATGCCTTTAAAGGTAAGCAAAAATTTTCGGCTTATGGTACTTTAGCGAACACCGGGAAAACCGGGTTAGGCTGGGAAGATGCCAATAAATACGGAACATCAGGGGGCAATGTTGAACTAATGGATGGCGGCGGTATAGCCATTTATTTCGATGGCGGGCAAGATGATTTAGATTCTTTTGATGGCCGTTACAACGGTGAAGGTATTCCAACGGCCAGAACCGGAGGGGTACATTATGATAGTAAATGGAACAGCGATAAGGAATCCATAAACGCAAACTACAAAATTGGCTCATTAGGAGTAACTGGTACCAAGAATACGTTAACGCAAAATACGTTACCATCAGGTATCATTAACAGCAATAACGACCAGGCTTTCGACAACTACATGTTCAGACAGAAGCTGGATGCAACTTACTCTGTTAAGCTGGATACTAGCTCAACATTGAAATTTATTGTAGATGGTACAGTGAAGAACAGTAAAACGCGTAACGATTATAATGCTACCAGCGTGCGTGGCAATGGTGTACTATTAAACCAGAACAAACGGAGTGTTGATAATGATGTAGATGGTAAAATATTTCATGCAAATGGTTTATGGACAAAGAAGTTTAAAAAAGTTGGGCGTACGGTATCATTAACTGTTGATGAACTTTATAACGAAAGTGATGCTCATGGTTATTTAAAATCTAACATCAAATATTACGATACAACTGGTGTTCAGAGCAGTTCGCAAATAACAGATCAGTATAAAACCAATAAAATCAGAAGCTCAGTTCTAAAAAGTAATTTGGCATATTCTGAACCTTTAGCCAAAAACTTTGCAGCAGTAATCAACTATGGCTTTAGTTTAAACAATAGTAGTGCTGATCGTGAGTCATACAACCAATCAGCACCTGGGCAATATAACTCATTGGATACTACCTTGAGTAATAATTATAAGTTCAACCAAGTGTATAATGAAGGCGGAGCCATCTTTAACTACAACAATAAAAAGAAAACCATATTTAGCTTTGGTACTAAAGTGGCCGCTGTAAATTACAAGCAGGTAAACGAATACACTAACAGTATTTATAAACGCAGCTTTATCAATTGGAACCCGCAGGCTACCTACCAGTATAAATTTACCAAGCAAAGCTCTATCCGTATAGCATATTCCGGCAGCACCATACAACCTACTATAGATCAGTTACAACCTGTGCGGGTAAATACTGACCCTCTGAATATAACTGTTGGTAACCCGAACTTAAAACCATCATTCAGAAATCAGTTTAACTTTAGCTATAGTTCTTATAAAGTATTAACGGATCAGTATATTGGCTTGTATGGTAATTACAGCTTTACTTCCAACCCTATAGTAAGCAACACGCTTACTGACTCTGCCGGTAGAAGTACCTACCAGTCGGTAAACATGGGTAGTAAGCAATCTACCAACTTTTATTTATCAGCTTATTTAAGCAGAAAAATAAAAGCATTGAGTGTTAACATGGGGCTAAACGCTTCTACCAACGGTAACACCTCATACAACTATGCGAACAATGCACTGAATATGTCTAAGTCTATCAACTATTCGGCAAGTTTGTACGCCTCTAAATACAAAGAGAAAAAATACGATGCTTATGTTTCTTTTGGTCCATCCTATACTATCAGCCAGTCATCCTTACAAAGCGTTAATAATAACGGATATGGTTTGAATGGTGATGCCAATTTTAACTTCTACTTACCGGGTAAGTTCCAGGTGGGTTCAGATGCTAATTATCAATACCGCGCCAAAACAGAATCATTCAATCAGGATTTTCAACGTGTAACCATTAACGCCCGAGTAGCAAAAACCTTCTTCAAGCAAGATAATGTAAAGCTTACCTTATCTGCTTATGATTTACTGAACCAGAATAAAGGTTTTGACCGAAGTGCTCAAAGCAACTTGCTTACACAAACCACTTATACTAACATCAGAAGATATTTTATGCTTTCATTGAGCTGGGACTTTAACAAAATGGGTGGTACTACTGCTAAAAAATAACTTGTATGAAATACCTTATCAGTTTGTTCACGATTTCTTGTTTGCTGCTTAGCGAAGTTAGCTATGCTCAAACTAATAAAAGGTTTACAAAAGAAGGCAGTGTTGAGTTTGAAAAAACAGTCAACATGTTTGCTTTGATTGCTAAAACCATTAATAAAGAAAATGAAAGTTTTATGCAGCAGGCATTTGATGCTTATAAAAAATCAAAGCCGCAGTTTGTAAAGCTTAAAAGCACTTTAACCTTCGGTAACAATCAAACGCTGTTTGCACCTGTGGCAAATAATGAAAGTGCAGAAGGTGCCTTTGGCGATAACCCGATGGTTGGTCAGAATAACATTACTTACACCAACCTATCAACCAATACTAGTGCCACCCAGAAAACAGTATTTGAAGAGAAGTTTTTGGTAAAAGACACCGTGCGCAAAATCAAGTGGAAAATCACTGATGAGGTGCGTGATATTGCCGGCTACTCTTGCCGTAGGGCTAATGCTTTAATTATGGATTCTGTTTATGTTGTAGCTTTTTACACAGATGAAATCCCGGTATCTGGCGGACCAGAATCTTTTACAGGCTTGCCCGGTATGATTTTAGGCGTAGCACTTCCGCATGAAAATATTACTTGGTTTGCTACCAAAGTAACTGACCAGACTATAGCTGCTAATATCATTAAACCACCGGTAAAAGGCAAACCTGTTGATAATAAACAGCTACAAGCTACCTTCAAATCTGTTATGAAAGATTGGGGTAATTATTCGCAAATTGCATTGAAAGCGTTTCTATTATAAGCTGGTTTATTAACGTTTTATGATAAAAGTATATTTTATTGCTGCTTAGTCCCAACTATGTGGCTGTTCTAAATGTTGCTTATAAATTGTTTACTAACTAAGCTAATTACTCATGATTAAAGCATATCAACTTTATACAGATACCGACGGGCACTCCTATTTTCGTACAGGTAATATATCGCAAACTGTAATTAGTAAAGCGGAATCTATCCGTTTTCAGGAATCTCCTCCGGGTTCGGTATATGATTGGCATCCGGCACCAACACAGCAGTTCGTCATTAACTTGTGTGGCACACTGGAGTTTACCACGTTTAAGGGAGAAACTTTTATATTAAAGCCTGGTGAAGTGTTGCTGGCACAAGATACTACCGGAAGTGGCCATAAATGGCGGTTAATTGATGATAGCCCTTGGCAAAGAGCGTATGTGGTATTCAGTCCAGATACGGAGTTGAGCTTTGTGCCACAAGGAAAGGTAGAGGATGTTTAATTCTCAACTTCTTTTTGTATAAGAACCTTAAAAAAGCTGTATTAGCTTACTTGTTTTTAACACAGCGAAAACCTAAATTTTCCGAACTACTATCGTCCGCTTCCTTCATTCGGCGACTTACCCTGTAACCGGAGCAATAGCTATCATTACATAAAAAGGATCCGCCTCTTACCACGTGTTTTTGTGCGTAAGGCTCTTGTGGATCAAAGCTTTTTGTAGGACCTGTAGGATTTTTAACTCCGGTAGGCGTATTTACCTGACTATAATATTGATAATGGTATAAATCGGCGCACCATTCCCATACATTGCCGGCTACATCATACAACCCATAACCATTAGATGTAAAAGATTTAACAGGTGCTGTATTGTAATACTTATCAGCCGTTGTATTATGATCCGGAAAATGCCCCTGCCAGAAGTTGCCTTTGATATTACCACTATTCGCTGGTTCATTACCCCAAGGATAAACGTTGTTTTCTAAACCGCCACGTGCAGCCCACTCCCATTCAGCTTCGGTGGGCAAACGTTTGCCGGCCCACTTACAATAAGCTAAA
This region includes:
- a CDS encoding phosphoenolpyruvate carboxylase: MSAAAQLTHREHIFNQEVITRFELYNSLFLTLPFYQVKDTGILLPFFSSFCEKETAKLKSPSEIIESFFEEYVPNTDEREHINRLFRFIQYIERQVVLFDAIEDSSFSKLNRPEDTGTLQNLIQQATADDSLRAKISEKLKNFSLRLVLTAHPTQFYPSTVLGIMTDLIDALKHNDINDINLLLQQLGKTPFFNKTSPTPIDEARSLIWFMENTFYYALASIKTRLAEVFDIDDIPNPIFELGFWPGGDRDGNPNVRTNSTQTVAATLRQIIFRCYYRDFRVLKRRITFRGVEEPMHQLESLLYENAFSPKPDAGNLQNDMLDLLQQIKHKLIDENYGIFVDLIDDLALKIKLYGCYFATLDIRQDSRILRKVYDYGLQQPELFNGVTTEYDNLPEDEKLTTISFNEVDYACQLGGDDVSDKSDEAMIKDTLCTIRLTHTIQQHNGEKACHRFIISNCQEASDILQLMQLFLWSGWKKEELYIDFMPLFETVNDLKNAAAVMKKLYTHPYYQEHLKLRGNRQMIMLGFSDSTKDGGYLTANWSIYQAKVELTAITKEYGIELAFFDGRGGPPARGGGKTHRFYAAMGKEIANDHIQLTIQGQTVSSQYGSVETAKFNIEQLVNAGITSALHPEHHDLLDENHKRLIAEMADESYRLFMDLRHHPMFTQYLENLSPLKLLPNANISSRPTKRNGDAPLKLEDLRAISFVTSWSQLKQNIPGFYGVGTALQKMKETGKWQEVVDLYKSSGFFKTMIDNCMMSMSKADFRITAHLAQDEQYGTFWTMLKQEFDLTKALLLELTGTKELMQDYPIEKRSIATRERIVLPLVIIQHFALNRLNQTEDKELKDTYSKLVIRTVYGVVNAGRNLV
- a CDS encoding FUSC family protein codes for the protein MPLHSREIKSFFFSQYFSDGLRISMGLLLPAVVFAQFGMLATGVTLSLGAACMSVIDNPGPAIHKRNAMLIGNLVVFFITLITGFARYNLWVLGAEITFFFFLFSILIIYGNRAGNVGSAGVLAIIFTMDKALPVNAILPFCLTVSAGGIWYMAMSLLFFGIRPYRAAQQALGENIRDVVNYLRTKSDFYLSQTDLDANYRKLISQQILVSQHQDAVRELLFKSRLVVRESTNYSRMLLLTFVDLVDLFEQIMATHYDYSHMHEQYGHTGILEDIGHLLHRMGDELDNVGYAVLSNTSYDSIKRFDADLEQLKTKIDAIGATTPPTANMVLKKVLINLRDLSQKIVNIANYHTIRSSKKLIDNPNEVDYARFVSHQDFSPQVLINNLSFKSSAFRFALRVSLVSLLGLIITKSSALLYLIHSVTGKQVAFGQHSYWVLLTIIVILKPAYSLSKQRNFQRLVGTIVGGLIGVAILTLVHNGTAQVIILAILMIGAYSFIRINYIVSIMFMTPYVLILFKFLGVGHLNVAEERILDTIIGSVIAFAASYLVFPTWESEQLKIAMRDVITANVNYLIKIAENITGIAVSATNYKLARKDVYIKSAELAGAFERMNSEPKARQIKNKDVHKFVVLNHILSSYIATIASGLSGKELHKTRPENLKMVKRSINVLNDTARKLGGTAIEFIGDKPIVAAQEQSELSGDETLLKDQLGFINKISTDVAKVSDDYLK
- a CDS encoding outer membrane beta-barrel family protein, which encodes MKIPLLTTIFLCLFKFLTFAQSPYSIKGAVIDSASHQKMENATICVLNAKDSTLFKFTRATADGSFAIQNLNKGKFILLISYPKYADYVEHFNLDSAKTSADFGKLNMILKSKLLADVIIKAERAAIKIKGDTTEYNAGNFKIQPNAKVEDLLKQLPGIQVDKDGKITAQGQTVNKVLVDGEEFFGDDPTLVTKNLRADMVDKVQLYDKKSDQAAFTGVDDGQKTKTINIKLKEDKKNGYFGKVDGGVGTNKYYQTQAMFNAFKGKQKFSAYGTLANTGKTGLGWEDANKYGTSGGNVELMDGGGIAIYFDGGQDDLDSFDGRYNGEGIPTARTGGVHYDSKWNSDKESINANYKIGSLGVTGTKNTLTQNTLPSGIINSNNDQAFDNYMFRQKLDATYSVKLDTSSTLKFIVDGTVKNSKTRNDYNATSVRGNGVLLNQNKRSVDNDVDGKIFHANGLWTKKFKKVGRTVSLTVDELYNESDAHGYLKSNIKYYDTTGVQSSSQITDQYKTNKIRSSVLKSNLAYSEPLAKNFAAVINYGFSLNNSSADRESYNQSAPGQYNSLDTTLSNNYKFNQVYNEGGAIFNYNNKKKTIFSFGTKVAAVNYKQVNEYTNSIYKRSFINWNPQATYQYKFTKQSSIRIAYSGSTIQPTIDQLQPVRVNTDPLNITVGNPNLKPSFRNQFNFSYSSYKVLTDQYIGLYGNYSFTSNPIVSNTLTDSAGRSTYQSVNMGSKQSTNFYLSAYLSRKIKALSVNMGLNASTNGNTSYNYANNALNMSKSINYSASLYASKYKEKKYDAYVSFGPSYTISQSSLQSVNNNGYGLNGDANFNFYLPGKFQVGSDANYQYRAKTESFNQDFQRVTINARVAKTFFKQDNVKLTLSAYDLLNQNKGFDRSAQSNLLTQTTYTNIRRYFMLSLSWDFNKMGGTTAKK
- a CDS encoding GLPGLI family protein; amino-acid sequence: MKYLISLFTISCLLLSEVSYAQTNKRFTKEGSVEFEKTVNMFALIAKTINKENESFMQQAFDAYKKSKPQFVKLKSTLTFGNNQTLFAPVANNESAEGAFGDNPMVGQNNITYTNLSTNTSATQKTVFEEKFLVKDTVRKIKWKITDEVRDIAGYSCRRANALIMDSVYVVAFYTDEIPVSGGPESFTGLPGMILGVALPHENITWFATKVTDQTIAANIIKPPVKGKPVDNKQLQATFKSVMKDWGNYSQIALKAFLL
- a CDS encoding AraC family ligand binding domain-containing protein, which translates into the protein MIKAYQLYTDTDGHSYFRTGNISQTVISKAESIRFQESPPGSVYDWHPAPTQQFVINLCGTLEFTTFKGETFILKPGEVLLAQDTTGSGHKWRLIDDSPWQRAYVVFSPDTELSFVPQGKVEDV